One Rosa chinensis cultivar Old Blush chromosome 5, RchiOBHm-V2, whole genome shotgun sequence genomic region harbors:
- the LOC112163876 gene encoding uncharacterized protein LOC112163876, with protein sequence MEPLIKVNVDGAWDKITTSSGSGVIIRDARGKFIAGSCRSCIAGSAIEAEAIALVDGLKLVKQLNLDNTVMESDSQELISALGNHIEKGNWRIYPFLIEFHHIRHLLSSVSWNWISREANRAADAAAKLAKSRLCTEVWVNIPPTSLVSVLTNDGLPCSH encoded by the coding sequence ATGGAACCCCTGATCAAAGTCAATGTCGATGGTGCCTGGGATAAGATTACCACCTCCTCCGGATCTGGTGTGATTATTAGAGATGCAAGGGGTAAATTCATAGCTGGTTCCTGTAGGTCTTGTATTGCAGGATCTGCTATTGAAGCTGAAGCCATAGCTCTTGTAGATGGTTTGAAGTTGGTCAAGCAATTGAACCTAGACAACACTGTTATGGAAAGTGATTCACAGGAGCTAATTTCAGCTTTGGGAAACCACATAGAGAAAGGTAACTGGAGAATCTACCCTTTTCTCATTGAGTTTCATCACATCCGTCATCTTCTTAGCAGTGTCTCTTGGAATTGGATCTCCCGTGAAGCTAACCGTGCTGCCGATGCAGCCGCAAAGCTAGCCAAATCGAGGTTGTGCACGGAAGTGTGGGTTAATATACCCCCAACCTCTCTTGTCTCTGTTTTAACTAATGATGGGCTTCCTTGTTCTCACTAA
- the LOC112163875 gene encoding F-box/FBD/LRR-repeat protein At3g52680 — protein MNSMLKRGARVREDRISELPKALVCHILSFIPTIEAVRTTVLSKRWNDMWTSVTSLDFDDDRERLPVLYWICTAVRRTVVELYIYFTCPDKEFAIPRSVFKCKTLRALRLELRCNTILSEFPPSGCFPNLKFLHVTFEYPEVNLPEMLFSHCPAVEDMIIDGVANDIKYVFDVSAPKLKSLRICLVGTSYELDENDVHINTPNLEKLVLERVSLSDYNLENSKSLVSASISFNAISASEYVSFSTCATALLAGISNVKYLFLSTHYFEVSYLPVFINLKKLDPLLHERNYWEVLAELLSRAPKLEDIVLEDKTKCDIEYSELSWNPPWTAPICLLSHLQTITIKGFKGRKVEMGVAKYLLSKGYVLNKLTLYTGFLYTEAEEMYKKFLTFHRVMSCQVKFIKM, from the exons ATGAATTCGATGTTGAAACGTGGAGCAAGAGTGCGCGAAGATAGGATCAGTGAATTACCAAAAGCACTTGTTTGTCACATACTCTCCTTCATTCCGACAATAGAGGCTGTGAGGACTACTGTTTTGTCTAAGAGATGGAACGACATGTGGACTTCTGTCACCAGTCTAGACTTCGACGATGACAGAGAACGTTTACCAGTACTGT ATTGGATTTGCACTGCGGTAAGGCGCACTGTTGTAGAACTTTATATATACTTCACATGTCCAGACAAGGAATTTGCGATTCCTCGTAGTGTTTTTAAATGCAAGACATTGAGGGCCCTGAGACTTGAACTCCGTTGTAATACTATTCTTAGTGAATTTCCTCCATCAGGGTGTTTCCCCAATCTCAAGTTCCTTCATGTAACATTTGAATATCCCGAGGTGAACTTACCGGAAATGCTTTTCTCTCATTGCCCTGCTGTTGAAGATATGATCATTGATGGGGTGGCAAATGACATAAAGTATGTTTTCGATGTCTCTGCACCTAAACTGAAGTCATTGAGGATATGTTTGGTAGGTACTTCTTATGAACTTGATGAGAACGATGTTCATATTAATACTCCAAATCTTGAAAAGCTTGTGCTCGAGAGGGTTTCTTTGTCAGATTATAATTTGGAGAATTCGAAATCTCTAGTCAGTGCTAGTATCTCTTTCAATGCCATTTCTGCATCTGAATATGTATCCTTTTCAACTTGTGCAACTGCGCTCCTGGCTGGAATCTCCAATGTCAAATATCTGTTTCTTTCAACTCATTATTTTGAA GTTTCATATCTACCTGTTTTTATTAATTTGAAAAAATTGGATCCGCTTCTTCATGAACGCAATTACTGGGAAGTGCTGGCAGAGCTTCTCTCCAGAGCCCCCAAATTGGAAGATATTGTTCTGGAAGAT AAAACCAAATGTGATATTGAATATTCAGAGCTTTCATGGAATCCACCCTGGACTGCGCCTATTTGTTTGTTGTCACACCTACAGACCATCACAATTAAAGGATTCAAGGGGCGGAAGGTTGAGATGGGAGTGGCAAAGTATTTGTTAAGCAAAGGTTACGTTTTGAATAAATTGACACTTTATACAGGGTTTCTGTATACTGAAGCTGAGGAGATGTACAAGAAGTTTTTGACGTTTCATAGGGTAATGAGTTGTCAAGTTAAGTTTATCAAGATGTGA